A DNA window from Nitrospira sp. contains the following coding sequences:
- a CDS encoding Putative pterin-4-alpha-carbinolamine dehydratase (Evidence 3 : Putative function from multiple computational evidences; MaGe:77309541), translating to MGLADNQCIPCRGAVPPVSADRAQALLKELGPGWTLNPLGHLERLYTFTDFAQALAYVNKVGAIAEAEGHHPDFYLAWGKCKVEIWTHKINGLTESDFYLAAKANREFEPFRSAVS from the coding sequence ATGGGTCTTGCCGATAATCAGTGCATCCCCTGCCGCGGTGCGGTGCCGCCGGTTTCCGCGGATCGTGCGCAGGCTCTTTTGAAAGAATTAGGACCGGGGTGGACGCTGAACCCGCTGGGGCATCTTGAACGACTCTATACCTTCACTGACTTTGCGCAGGCGTTGGCCTATGTGAATAAGGTGGGTGCGATCGCTGAGGCCGAAGGGCATCATCCGGACTTCTATCTGGCCTGGGGGAAGTGCAAGGTCGAAATCTGGACGCACAAGATTAACGGCCTGACGGAAAGCGATTTTTATCTCGCGGCAAAAGCCAACCGGGAATTCGAGCCATTCCGATCCGCAGTATCCTAA
- a CDS encoding Putative Radical SAM protein (Evidence 3 : Putative function from multiple computational evidences; MaGe:77309540): MSGQAQVALVNMPFSYSKYPSIQLGTLSALLKSKGVSVDCHHLNVRFAHKIGVPLYEMICEKRALFGEWIFSHLLFRDNPKRAEYPRVFKPVFEQVAQESGQPLSFFEDMATRTAPQFLTWAMTAIDWGQYKLVGFTSTFDQNVASLTLAKMIKDLYPEVKIVFGGANYDGEMGMEYFRAFPFIDYVVVGEGEAVVPALVRHVVEDASEAVPNGVIFREQDRIRFTPNPALFSEFAQTGPPDYDDYYHLLAELGDAAQGLDRILLYEGSRGCWWGEKHHCTFCGLNAQSMKFRSKTPDQAAREMTALSSRYDTARFRLVDNIIDMKYVENLFGQFAEAHCDLDIFIETKSNLHKSQIRTLAVGGVKCMQPGLESLSPTQLKAMDKGVTPMQNIVCLKWSNYYRVAVSWNILLGFPGETNADYRRQIELLPSLFHLQAPEATGKFWLQRFSPYFTRPHEYGVRITGPGMAYEYVYDARRLDLLKVAYDFEYELDNWPVDPHLYQELVGLVEEWQRRARGSDRPFLYYSKAMDYITVYDGRDPQAPTRQRFDWPAAGIIEACNEAAKSKDQIRVALQEAKRGMALSDDELRDALDVLTSRRILYEEREKYFTLAIPENQFL, from the coding sequence ATGAGCGGTCAGGCCCAGGTGGCGCTCGTCAACATGCCGTTCAGCTATTCGAAGTACCCATCGATTCAGCTTGGGACGCTGTCGGCACTGCTGAAGTCGAAGGGTGTTTCGGTCGACTGCCACCATTTGAACGTTCGTTTCGCCCACAAGATCGGCGTCCCTCTCTATGAAATGATCTGCGAAAAGCGCGCGCTGTTTGGCGAGTGGATCTTTTCCCATCTTCTGTTTCGCGACAATCCCAAGCGCGCGGAATACCCTCGGGTCTTTAAGCCGGTCTTCGAGCAAGTGGCTCAGGAGAGCGGGCAGCCGCTCTCGTTTTTTGAAGACATGGCGACAAGGACGGCGCCGCAGTTCCTGACTTGGGCCATGACGGCAATCGATTGGGGGCAGTACAAACTCGTCGGCTTTACCTCGACGTTCGATCAGAATGTGGCGAGCCTGACGCTGGCGAAGATGATCAAAGATTTGTATCCGGAGGTGAAGATCGTCTTCGGCGGAGCGAACTACGACGGTGAGATGGGAATGGAATATTTTCGGGCCTTCCCCTTTATCGACTATGTCGTGGTGGGCGAAGGAGAGGCGGTTGTCCCTGCCCTCGTGCGTCATGTCGTCGAGGATGCGTCTGAAGCGGTTCCGAACGGTGTGATTTTTAGAGAGCAGGATCGGATTCGATTTACGCCGAACCCGGCGCTGTTTTCGGAGTTTGCTCAGACTGGTCCACCGGACTATGACGACTATTACCATCTGCTGGCCGAGCTCGGCGATGCGGCGCAGGGCCTGGACCGCATTCTGCTCTATGAAGGTTCGCGCGGCTGTTGGTGGGGGGAGAAGCACCATTGCACGTTTTGCGGCTTGAATGCCCAGAGTATGAAGTTTCGCTCGAAAACGCCCGATCAGGCCGCGCGCGAGATGACGGCCCTCTCCAGCCGATACGACACCGCCCGGTTTAGGCTGGTGGATAACATTATCGACATGAAGTACGTCGAGAATCTGTTCGGCCAGTTTGCCGAGGCGCATTGCGATCTCGATATATTTATCGAAACCAAGAGCAATCTCCATAAAAGTCAGATCCGCACATTGGCGGTCGGCGGCGTGAAGTGCATGCAACCGGGACTCGAAAGCCTCAGTCCGACGCAGCTCAAGGCGATGGATAAGGGCGTGACGCCCATGCAGAATATCGTGTGCCTGAAGTGGAGCAACTATTACCGCGTCGCGGTGTCTTGGAATATTCTACTCGGATTTCCCGGCGAGACAAACGCGGATTATCGGCGGCAGATCGAGTTGCTTCCGTCGCTCTTTCATTTGCAGGCGCCGGAAGCGACCGGGAAATTTTGGCTGCAGCGGTTCAGTCCCTACTTCACGCGGCCGCATGAATATGGCGTGCGGATTACGGGGCCGGGGATGGCTTATGAGTATGTCTATGATGCCAGGCGCCTCGATCTGCTGAAAGTTGCGTACGACTTCGAGTATGAACTCGACAACTGGCCGGTGGATCCGCATCTCTATCAGGAATTGGTCGGGCTTGTAGAGGAATGGCAGCGACGAGCGCGTGGCAGCGACAGGCCTTTTCTGTATTACTCCAAGGCGATGGATTATATTACGGTCTACGACGGGCGGGACCCCCAGGCTCCGACGAGACAGCGGTTCGATTGGCCCGCCGCAGGCATCATCGAAGCCTGCAATGAAGCGGCAAAGAGCAAGGATCAGATTCGGGTCGCGCTGCAAGAAGCGAAGCGTGGGATGGCATTGTCCGATGACGAGCTGCGCGATGCGCTGGATGTTTTGACGAGCCGTCGCATCCTCTATGAAGAGCGGGAGAAATATTTCACGCTCGCGATTCCGGAAAACCAATTTCTCTGA
- a CDS encoding Amino acid permease (MaGe:77309542), protein MPATMPSTSLQPDRSTPLRIGWFTASCVLVSNIVGGGIFTTTGIMARDLGDPQLILLLWFMGALFAVGGAMIYGELGSQLPHAGGDYVYLREAYGPLVAFLSGWTSFTIGFGAAVAASAISFSSYALRVVPAHDESGWIAKSLSLGLLWSATLIHCRGIQTGGRLQLALTTTQVVAIGGLILGGLSSVIEQGRPFPAAPIAQEPTLGAAAVALVIVTYCYLGWNVAGYIAADIENPQKTLPRIMIGGTTFVAAMYLLLNVVYLSALSIAELAQEPIVPVAEKAAAALWGAQSGQSVAALLCLSIAGAVSAMTWAGPRVYWAMARDGMIGPWLAQIHPRTNAPVRAIVFQSLWASLLILSGTFEQLLIYSGLVLSLFMALTLSTIFRLRQKASTHSSHFRAPFYPILPIALVCGATALVISSVLERPAESLYGAATVLSGIPLYYVWRRPTVK, encoded by the coding sequence ATGCCGGCGACCATGCCATCCACCTCGTTGCAACCGGATCGATCCACACCGCTGCGCATCGGCTGGTTTACCGCTTCCTGCGTGCTCGTCAGCAATATCGTCGGAGGCGGCATCTTCACGACGACCGGCATTATGGCCAGGGACCTCGGCGATCCGCAGTTGATTCTCCTCTTATGGTTCATGGGCGCGCTCTTCGCCGTCGGCGGCGCGATGATCTATGGCGAGCTGGGCTCGCAGCTGCCCCATGCCGGAGGAGACTATGTCTACCTGCGGGAAGCCTATGGGCCGCTCGTCGCGTTCCTCAGCGGCTGGACCTCCTTCACCATCGGCTTTGGCGCTGCGGTGGCCGCGTCGGCCATCAGTTTTTCCTCTTATGCATTGCGCGTTGTTCCGGCCCATGATGAATCGGGATGGATTGCCAAGAGTCTCTCGCTTGGGCTGCTTTGGAGCGCCACCCTGATCCATTGCCGAGGCATCCAAACAGGCGGCCGACTACAGTTGGCACTCACCACCACCCAAGTTGTGGCTATCGGAGGGTTGATTCTTGGCGGACTGTCGTCCGTGATCGAGCAGGGGCGCCCTTTCCCGGCCGCACCCATTGCACAAGAACCGACGCTTGGCGCAGCCGCCGTCGCCCTCGTCATCGTGACCTATTGCTACCTCGGCTGGAATGTTGCGGGCTACATCGCCGCCGATATCGAGAACCCTCAAAAGACCTTGCCCAGAATTATGATCGGGGGCACGACCTTCGTCGCTGCGATGTATCTCTTGCTGAATGTAGTGTACTTGTCAGCCCTATCCATCGCGGAACTGGCGCAGGAGCCGATTGTGCCTGTAGCGGAGAAAGCCGCCGCGGCCTTGTGGGGAGCGCAGAGCGGGCAATCAGTTGCCGCACTCCTGTGTCTCTCTATCGCGGGAGCCGTCAGCGCCATGACCTGGGCCGGACCCCGTGTCTATTGGGCCATGGCTCGCGACGGCATGATCGGCCCCTGGCTCGCCCAGATACACCCTCGAACCAATGCACCGGTCCGCGCAATCGTCTTTCAAAGCCTCTGGGCCTCGCTGCTGATTCTCAGCGGTACGTTCGAGCAACTGCTGATCTACAGCGGCCTCGTGCTCTCGCTTTTCATGGCCCTGACGCTCTCCACCATCTTCCGTCTCCGCCAGAAAGCGTCCACTCACTCATCGCATTTTCGCGCGCCCTTTTACCCCATCTTGCCGATTGCACTCGTCTGCGGAGCGACGGCCCTGGTTATTTCTAGCGTCCTCGAACGACCGGCGGAATCGCTGTACGGCGCGGCCACTGTTCTGAGCGGCATCCCGCTCTACTACGTCTGGCGCAGACCGACAGTCAAATGA